A DNA window from Anoplolepis gracilipes chromosome 13, ASM4749672v1, whole genome shotgun sequence contains the following coding sequences:
- the Gbeta13f gene encoding guanine nucleotide-binding protein G(I)/G(S)/G(T) subunit beta-1, translating to MNELDSLRQEAETLKNAIRDARKAACDTTLAQATSGMEPIGRIQMRTRRTLRGHLAKIYAMHWGSDSRNLVSASQDGKLIVWDSYTTNKVHAIPLRSSWVMTCAYAPSGSYVACGGLDNICSIYSLKTREGNVRVSRELPGHTGYLSCCRFYDDNQIVTSSGDMSCALWDIETGQQCTSFIGHTGDVMSLSLAPDTRTFVSGACDASAKLWDIREGSCKQTFPGHESDINAVTFFPNGYAFATGSDDATCRLFDIRADQELAMYSHDNIICGITSVAFSKSGRLLLAGYDDFNCNVWDSMKTERAGILAGHDNRVSCLGVTEDGMAVATGSWDSFLRIWN from the exons ATGAACGAGCTCGACAGTCTTCGTCAGGAGGCGGAAACGCTGAAAAATGCCATCCGG GATGCCAGGAAAGCAGCATGCGACACGACCTTGGCCCAGGCCACATCGGGCATGGAACCTATCGGTCGCATACAAATGCGTACGAGACGTACGCTTCGCGGTCACTTAGCTAAGATTTATGCGATGCACTGGGGAAGTGACTCCAG gAATCTAGTCTCCGCATCGCAAGACGGCAAACTGATCGTTTGGGATAGTTATACCACCAATAAGGTTCACGCAATCCCATTGCGGTCTTCATGGGTAATGACTTGTGCGTACGCGCCCTCGGGTAGTTATGTAGCGTGCGGTGGGCTGGACAATATCTGTTCCATCTATAGCCTTAAAACTAGGGAAGGTAACGTGCGGGTAAGCAGAGAGCTGCCGGGTCACACTGGATATTTATCCTGCTGTCGATTCTACGACGACAACCAAATCGTCACCAGTTCCGGCGACATGTCTTG TGCTCTATGGGATATTGAGACCGGCCAGCAGTGCACCTCGTTCATCGGGCACACCGGCGATGTAATGTCCCTGTCGTTGGCACCGGATACACGCACTTTCGTATCTGGCGCGTGCGATGCCAGCGCAAAGTTATGGGATATTCGCGAAGGCTCCTGCAAGCAAACCTTTCCGGGTCACGAGAGTGACATAAACGCTGTAACG tttTTCCCGAACGGATATGCTTTCGCGACAGGCTCGGATGATGCGACCTGCAGACTCTTCGATATTAGGGCAGATCAGGAACTCGCGATGTACAGTCACGACAATATCATTTGTGGTATCACAAGTGTTGCTTTCAGCAAGAGCGGTAGATTATTGCTGGCGGGCTACGACGATTTCAATTGCAATGTTTGGGATTCCATGAAGACAGAACGAGCTG GAATTCTCGCTGGACATGACAATCGCGTGTCTTGTCTTGGAGTCACGGAAGACGGCATGGCAGTAGCGACGGGTTCTTGGGATTCGTTCCTACGCATTTGGAATTAA